From the genome of Henckelia pumila isolate YLH828 unplaced genomic scaffold, ASM3356847v2 CTG_477:::fragment_2:::debris, whole genome shotgun sequence:
actttatattttcatctatatatCATTTTGTATCTAACGtgctaaatattttttatagtgTCTTATTTTTTACTTGTGATATATTCAAAGTTTCTAAGTTATATGCAAAGACTTCtgaatcaatatttttttcattgaaTTAGATAGTGAAGTAAATAGACATTagtctatataaatatattttattattagtattattttttaaattcaattatatAATTACTGGATcataaaataagttattttgcCGATAAACATTCATGAATAATCACTATAAATATCAATGTAACATACAACTCGATATGACAAGCTTAGAGCCTTCTAGGGAATACATTGTCAAAAAGAAAAACCAGCAAAAAAAGTGACCATGTTATTTGAAGTTGACACTGTTGTAGAACAAATAAATTCCGATATATGGCTTCTTGTGGTGTAAAGAATATATAAATAGATATGGATCTCTGTGTAAACAAACTTATACCCAGATTTTGTATCCTATTTCTCTGTATTATCTTGAACTTTTCTTTGAATACCAGAGTTTCTTCTGGCAAATCAGAATCTTTTCTGATTCGACAGCGTATTCGGTGTCTTCTTTCCGACAGCCCCATCTCATCCCTTTAGCTAATGCAGCCACCGCATCCACAAGGTAGCTCGATTCGCGAATTAAGGCGTAACCGTTTGGCCGGAGGATACGGTCCATTTCGAGCAAAACATACTTCATTTCACACCTGTCAAATAAAATAGTTCCTGTAAATTGCTTTACAGTTGAAAAAGTAGAAATTTTATCAAGAAATGTGGTATTTGATTGTTTACCTGTGACTTTCGGCGGTGAAAAGGCCGTCTAGATGAAGAAGATCGTATGTTCGAGGATACGTTGAGAAAGCCTCACACCTAACAAAACAGACTAATATGAGACATTGTTGAAAAAAGAGGAGGGTACTGTTTGGGTTGTGCGTTGATACGATGATCTATTTTCGAGTGAGAGGCCGTAAGTTACCAGTCGTGATATGTCCCGATGAGGCCTCTATCGTAGACTACGCCGAGTGTATTAGGAGCGTAAGAGGAAACAACATTCATGACCCATGAAGGGTACTCAACTAAACCAGCAGCGAAACCTCCATACATAGTGTTCATGTCCATGATGTTTCTTATCTTGTCTGTTCCGATAGCTGGGAGCAACTTCCTGTAGTGTTTTACTCGTGTCTTCCATTTACTATCGTCGTGCTTGAAACCACCGTCACTTCCACCACGAATATCAGACACACGTTCTGGGGCAGTATGCAGCCGTTCCGGCCATTTTGGTAGCGATTTTAATGCTAGTTTTTTGTACTTGAGATTAGGAGTAACGACACAACCTCGGATTGGAGTGTACCATGCTGAATCGGGTTCAAGACTGTCATCGCATTTTGGAGGATACACATCGGGAGCATCAAGTTTACTGTAACAGCTGCTATCTGATAATTTCTGCCAGACAGCAATGTCGTCTTTCTTCTTGTACAATTTGAAACACATTGAAGTAAGCAATTCTTGCAACTTTTCATAATCGGATTTCTGCTCTTCAATGGTCGTGTTCCATCCCCTCCAACGATTCTCATAGTTCACCGGAGGGCCCGAGAGAACCCAGAAACCACCAGGCCGAAGAACACGGTTTATCTCTAATAGGTAAATTCCACCTGAAAATTCACAATAATCAAGTAAAAACCAAAACCATGCTCGGAGCAAGGATTGTAACTTCGAATATTTCTAGTATTCCAGGGAACTACCGAATTCGGTCCATGGTATAAGGCATCTTGAGCAATGTGCCATGTCAAAAGAACTTGATGGAAAAGGGAGTCGCTGTGTTGAGATGACACCAAGAATGGCAGGAATTCCGCGTTCTAGAGCAAATTGAACTTGAGCCTCGTGATTATCTCTAGGGGCAAGCGAGACCGTCAAGATCCCACGGTCGAGTAAATCTCCTCCCCAGCTAGCAACCTATACAAATTAAGCACACAAGAACTTAAATACTTGATGCTAAAGTATACAGATGAACACAACTAATGAGAGAAACACACAAATCGGACTCACCCCACATCCGGTATCGATGGCAGTTCGGATTGTTCCATCTTTCATTTCCGGGATCAAATCTTGCATCAAATCAACATACAGACTGACACCATTGGGAAACATTGTGCCACCACCGGGGAAAAGGAACTTCTCCCCTTCTTTCTTAAGCCAATGTTGATTAGACTTTTGTTTGTTAATCCAATCATATGGAACATTCCTGTGCAGAACAGATCATTATAAATGTAAACTTTTAGCATAACTCGCAAATGGAAGCCTTCCTCGCTATATTAAAAACaatataattcaaatattttaaactacaCGGCAACTAAAATGCCAAGTTATAATCCTCAGATTGCTCCCTAACATGATTACAATAAACCGAAACCAGAACTTTTAGCAGGATAATGAAATTACCTGTACCAACATTCGTCCCTGCTCTTTGGCCATCTGATTGGTAATTTATAACCATCAGGTGGGGGAATTATGCATTCTTTCTTTTCAAACACAGGAGGGCAATGTCGTTCAAGAAACGAAAGGCGGTGAAGGCTGTACTTTTTCCATCTCTGCAAGAAAAAAACGAGAGCTTAATCTCATCTGCACAACATTTAGAACAAGAAATCAACTGAATTCAAGACCTCAGAATCGAATATTAGAAACCTTTGGATCTGTGCAGGGCGTGTAATCTTGAAATTCGAGGCCGCATTCGGGAAAAGTTACAGCTTTAATTTGAAGAGATCCTCCGATCGATTCCTCGGATGTTTCCACAGATTTACTGATATCTTTAGATACATATCTATCTTTTTCATTACAAAAAATTCCACCAAGATAGAACGAAAATCCACACAAGGCGATGAACATTATGGATATGGGAACTGCTCTAGAATTTTTACTAGGGTGTGTACTTGGTTTTCCATCTTTATCCTTCATGGTTTCTTGATTTCTCGACAATCTGCAAGTATATGAGACTAGGTGAATATTACTTCAACTTAAGCTTCAAAAAGAAGTCCAAATTTCTGAATACAATCCCGATCCTTACGAATCATGAATCAAACAGACAAAACATGATAAATTAGAGGAAAAAAGGCAAACAACGACATCAATATGTAGCAAAAATAGTGTCTGAAAAAGATTATAATTATAAACATATAAATAGCTTAATCTAACACATATGTAGCAGCAAACGCAAACAAAAATGAAGAGAAAAGGGACACAAAACTTTTAATGCCACTATTTGTGTGTGTTTCACGAGAGGTTGGAGCCAAAAATCTGTATGAATTTCAGCCTACTTCTCGAGGGCCCTCTTCATCTTTAAGCTGACAAAagatgaaagaaaaagaaacCACCTAATAAAGGATTCTCACCTAACTAGCGTAGCCATGCAAAAGAAACCAAAAACACTCGATGCAAAAAAAGTTTAATCATGCCTTATAGATGTAGAAAAGTTCGCTCAAGAAACAGAGGAACCCAATCAACCCCTCTGAATAATAACATAATCCCAAAGTTCTaacaacaagaagaagaaaaccaAAACAAGATTCCATAATGGAATTCGCAATAAAGATCCAATCTTTTAACCAAAATATCCATACAAAGCTCAAGAGCCTCGTCCAAACTCCAAATCAGATCCAATTACCAaaacaaaatccaaaacaaaaaaaaaaacagatcaCGGAAATGGAGGCTTCCCATTTTGGCAGATTTCGACAAAACAACACAAGAAACAGAGAAAAGTGTCAATTTTTAACAAGAAAAAGGCGCAATGCAAAGAGAGGAGTCAAGATCTGCCCCcacaaataacaaaaatatccGATATCATAATCTGATGATGAGAAACATCAAAAGATCGAAAAAGTACCTTACACAATAGAATGCGTATATGTATATGAAGCTACACACTTCTTCTGACACGAAATCGAGGACCAATCAAACTCAAAGTACTTTCCGAAAACAAGACTGTAAACCTTAAGAACCAATGCCAACCCAAGAACGAAGAGAAATCCCACTTACTACTTATTTATTGATGAACGAGGGACAAAAGAATGTGACAGAAAATTGAAAGAGTGGTACCCAACCTTGTGAAGAGGGTGAGGGAGAGATGTGAATGTGTACTTTACTCTGAAACACCGAGGTTCATCCTCTCATGCATATAGAGACAGACATGTGTAATGTGTAGCTGTCTTTTAActggttttttattttattttattatcatatagtaatagaataaataatatatgatatatattcttaTCTTTTTTGGATTTGGACTTTGAAAGGGTGCCTTCCTGCTTGTTTCTTCATGGTGtgtagtattatttttttgtggGGTTAATTCAAATTAACAAGTTCTTATGGTTAAAGTAGGAAAATGAGAGAATAATCTATCTACTTTATTACTGATGAAGTTTATGGGACACGAAATGGGGTGGGTGGAATTATTgttattagtattattatttgatttatggAAATGGCTCTTCCCATTCTTACCAGAAATAACTGCTACTGAAAAATATGGTCCACTGCAAATATGACACGTAGTCATGCATTTACGAATGGGTCATGGGCCGGGTTGTGTTTTTACTCGTGGAATATTTGTTCCAAGAAATATTGACTTGTTCAAAGTTAACTAATAGTATTCGGTTTAAAACACGAATATTTGCAAATTAAATCAAgttaatcaaatcaaataaggAGTGTCGGTCCATAACCCCATTGCAATCCATCATTTTTCGTAATATTACCAATAATATTATCAACTAAACGTGTCTGTTTGATATGGTGAGTAAATCGATAAGTGGATTTagcttatttttttattcaatttgtTCAGTCCATCTGCAATGAGGCGGGAGGGCTACTTATCTAGCGGGACGGTTGTTAGGGTGCTAATCCATTTTGACTGCTCTCATAACATGTTTGTCCAAGAAAATATTGATAGAAAATCGGATACATTCGGACATTAATCACTTGAGGTATAGGTATACATGCATGATACATATATAcacaaataatatatagatataacGAGGAAAGTAGTTAAAAGGGTAGAATTAGCTAGGGGCAATGACATAGGTACGCAGCGTCTTACGCGTTTTCCATTATTCAATGGGTTGCATCAATCCTTTGACGGTGCCCGCatatcaagatttaattattgatgATTACTGCGACTATAATTACAATATAATGACAATAATAatagtatatattatataaagataaaatatgaaagtGACTTTTACGTGAATAAAATAAGTGCCGTCATTTGTAGATATatgaatataataatattatgaaatgaaaaaaaaaaaaaaaaattggatggGCATGGCAAATTGGCAAATTGGCAATTGGCATGAACGGATCGGAGTGGACTTAACAAACTTCACATGTATTTTGACAAACTCATTAATTGGCCTACACTATTCAACGCCCATTCTCATTTTTGTTTTCTTAGTTTTCCCTAATCTGTCGGTTGCCCCAGCtcctatttatttttttttatttttttttggaaaagtaTAAACAAATTAAAGATTAATACACATTCCGAAACTTGATGATTGTGTTTGAATTCTGGGATGAATCTAGGAATTAGAGTTAAGGTAGACTTGAACTTAaagtaataaattatattattataaaaaacataataaattttattcataACACATTTTGAAACTCGTAtgaaaatttcatgaattttgagtaatacaataataaataagactcaaaattttcattttttccgACCACTACAATTTATTTTGATGCAACAACGAATAATTTCATTATTCAAGTAATATATTTTGCTCTCAAATCATGAAAAAATATCACTTTTTAATACATTCATATCACACAactattataataattttaaaaactaatCTGAAATAAAAAGATATTTTGTTTGTATCTGTATTTGAGATTTGAGAGGCCAAAGTCATAAACTGAATtttatagaaattttttttaaaaaaaataacaagcatacaagatttaaattttactacactattaattattttgaaagatttaaaatttactacactattaattattttgaaattatatatatatatatatatatatttgtagttTAAAGAAGTAAAATCATAATTCGAATCCAACTCATACATAATATTATTTACATGTGAATTTaagatttgatttattatttcattataacaattatattatactattattataaataatggaATCCAAGGATTTTAATTTTATCATTAAATACGAATAATAggcttaattgttatttaaatgtAGATCAAACGAAAattcccaataatttttattgaattcaaGAGCCAGTCATGAATTGATGAGCCAGCTAGCAGGAATTAATAATTGGCGGGGTTTCTTTTTCtaaacatgcatgcatgatgcatatatatattgtgGTCCATGCATATACCATTTAcgtgataaaaattttaaaaagtgtCACATGTACTTGAGAATTTTGATTGTTTGCCGGCATAGATGACAACATTGCATTATTAATtaatgaaaaacatcatgttaTGTGTCGTGCACAAAATTAAGTAAGTCTTCATGAAGACGATGTCCAAATTAATGAAATAGACGAGTGTTTGGCAAATGGTCAATAGTTTGATTCCAACTACCAACACGTTTTTGTACTAGTCTATCGCACAAGATCTGTTCAATACGATTCATCTGACTGGCTTGATTTGCAGACGATTATGTTGGGTCGATAGTGTGCTCAGTGCATACAAAAATGTTTGAGACTACGAATTCGCAAGTAATCACAAAAATGCAAAGCATGCATGATCTCATCATtaacaatttaaaatatatattgatgTCATGGGATATATCCCGAGATATAGTCTGTTGATATCTCgggatatatttattttttcgcaTGAATTTAGACCGAGATTTGTGATAACAGAGACAGGTTATTGGTGTCTTGTAATTATTATTGGATATGAGCCTCGCAAATATTCACTATATACACTCGGGTTTGAACTTGTCAATATTATCAGATCATTGGCCACATCTCATCAGATCATGAGTATTGCCCTCTTAGTCATGGACTGACATAAGGGGATACAAGTCTTCCACGATCTAAATCACGGAAAAATTTTATATACTGTTTCTGCCTCATTACACAAACAATGTGGGAAGGGAGTTTCTACAATTTCTTCCCCATGATGTTTTCCATGTTTTCCTCTATTTTTTTCTCACATGTTTTTCTGTCTGACTTAGGTATCGAAGGGTCACGCCAGGAGAAATCCTGACGTCCCCTAAccgatttatttatgattttcagGCAAACACAGGTGGAGAATTCACAAATACACTGAAAGGAAATTTTGGGATCAcatcatatgtatatatattattccatTTATTTTTTCTAGATTTGAAGAAGATCATGTTCGTATTTgaacattttatttaaaaagaatGCAGTAATTAGACATTGTACCGTTGTACGTGCCTAGGCATATGCAATGAGTGAactatttaattattatattatttcttttcataaaatttatattataggTGTGTGTGACGAGCACTCCGCAAGTTTGATCTATAATTTTCAACCAAATATTTTCTTCAATCACtggatattaaaaaaaaaatcccaccACCGACGCCAAATATTATATTAGAAAATATATAGTATTTAATTGGTTGATGGTGTTcagtaattaaatttaatatatattcaatCAATTGATTAACACTGGTGTTGACCAGATAATTAATCAGCCAAACTTGGATCACATGCCTAGGTGAGGGATGGATACTCCCGCCATTTGCTGCATTCTGAACGTACTTAATTTAATATTGATTCGGAGAAAGCGACAATTGATTCTTTGCTCTTCTTTACGCGTTTGTTATAACTCAATTTCCGCGCAtggatttgttttttatttggtaGAAAAATTAATTGATGTGAATAAATTTATCACATAGTACTTACCAACAACTAGAAatattagtaatatttttttcggAGTAGCTTTTCTAAAATTGAATTGGCTCTGGAAGATTTTTCTTGCTCGAAACATATGCAAAAtaacaattatttttattaatgtaAGGTTTCGAATATCAACTATAAATTCAAGTCCATACAAAACTTATATACGTATAGAACAATTTCAATAGAGTTTGTCGGCCAaactatatattattaattaatatattacatAATGTAAAAATATAGTCAAAATACATGAGCAAAATTCACAATATGCATGATGTGCACGTCTGGAAAATAATACAGGGGCCGCAACAATTGATTATTCTAAAAATTAAGTGCATGTGCCACCCGATGTGACAATTCCTCGTTCACATTATATTTTCCTTTTTACAATATAAATGCCGATGGTGGGCATAGTGTATTTTTCATGATctctatttaattaattattagtcATTTTAATAGATCTTACATGTATAAAATTAGAATGAGACTAATCAATTATTTGCTATATAATATACGAGGTGAAATCATAACTTTAATTTAGGCATAGGTTGAATGGGGTACTACATTCATTTTTTTCATTGGTTATGATGATAAACTAATCAATTGGCAATTAGAAAAGAAATTTAatatgatataatatcattaatTAATAAACTGAAATATTCgagtttaaattaattaataatacagttcaaaaaaattaattaataatagaaAAACTTATCAATTCATCCAATCTTTTAATTAAAATCACTAGAAAGCTAAGAAATAATCTTCCGGAAATTGAATATCGTTCAGTAGCAGCCTCTGAAACAAATGGGCCGTCCAATGGACCATGGGCAACGGGTTTTTATCTTTGGGATTTGGGTTGTTTGATCCATATTAGATCATTATTATAACGGGCCGGACTCGGGTTGTTTGATCCATGTCTTGTAGCCTCGAATATTTTCTGCACGTGGCTCAGAATCTAGATAACTTCTTTATGATAGCATTCGATCAGCTATAATTCTTGTTTTCCGAGTCCAAATATTATTGAATTTAATTGGCTACATTCTTTTTTAAGATCTTGACCTAGAGGGTGCGATGAATACTCGATCTAAGCTTGAAAAGTTCTTCCAATCCGGTTTCGGATAAGCGATCGCGGCTTCGACGATCAACTATGTCATACCCATGAAGTTGTTATAATTGcccctttcttcttcttcttaggTTTAGGGTAAAATAAGCACCGTTACAAAAGGTTGATAAGAGCactaatttgaattttttttttcatgaaatGAGAATTCGTAGTCGCTACCTTTTTAATGAACAACCAACATTTTGTATAGCTAGCTCCCAATATCCTCGATAATTAGCATGAGACTTCTCtaacttataaaatatttttgggactTTCCTATGGTTCTTCCTTTCGTTTGTTTTTGCATGTAGATGAAGGTTCGCTtggataaatatttttaatatatttttattgttttataagttataaaaatttaaagcaTGCGTGTGAACAAGAttttcgtaaaaaaaaaaatttgaagtttttttttaaaaaaaatgttattgAAGTATCGTTTCTAAAAAAACAATTGAGATATGTATTCTTtgatgtttttagaattgaaGCATTGATGAaacacaaaatatattaaattttaattgtaaAAACATTGTTATAGAAAAGTTGTCCAAATAGTACATATTTACTCTCTAAATAACTTTTAAagcatttataatttttttgaaacaaacacttctataaaaatgttttataa
Proteins encoded in this window:
- the LOC140872814 gene encoding probable methyltransferase PMT20; this encodes MKDKDGKPSTHPSKNSRAVPISIMFIALCGFSFYLGGIFCNEKDRYVSKDISKSVETSEESIGGSLQIKAVTFPECGLEFQDYTPCTDPKRWKKYSLHRLSFLERHCPPVFEKKECIIPPPDGYKLPIRWPKSRDECWYRNVPYDWINKQKSNQHWLKKEGEKFLFPGGGTMFPNGVSLYVDLMQDLIPEMKDGTIRTAIDTGCGVASWGGDLLDRGILTVSLAPRDNHEAQVQFALERGIPAILGVISTQRLPFPSSSFDMAHCSRCLIPWTEFGGIYLLEINRVLRPGGFWVLSGPPVNYENRWRGWNTTIEEQKSDYEKLQELLTSMCFKLYKKKDDIAVWQKLSDSSCYSKLDAPDVYPPKCDDSLEPDSAWYTPIRGCVVTPNLKYKKLALKSLPKWPERLHTAPERVSDIRGGSDGGFKHDDSKWKTRVKHYRKLLPAIGTDKIRNIMDMNTMYGGFAAGLVEYPSWVMNVVSSYAPNTLGVVYDRGLIGTYHDWCEAFSTYPRTYDLLHLDGLFTAESHRCEMKYVLLEMDRILRPNGYALIRESSYLVDAVAALAKGMRWGCRKEDTEYAVESEKILICQKKLWYSKKSSR